In Cololabis saira isolate AMF1-May2022 chromosome 10, fColSai1.1, whole genome shotgun sequence, a single window of DNA contains:
- the trnau1apb gene encoding tRNA selenocysteine 1-associated protein 1-like — protein MMFNRQTSLWMGDLDPYMDENFIKQAFSTMGESPFGVKIITHRITGGSAGYCFVELADEESVDRCVQRLNGKLVPGSNPPRKFKLNYATYGKRPEAGPEFSVFVGDLASEVDDFQLHQVFKKYPSCKGAKVVTDQYGYSRGYGFVKFGEESEQKKAIEECQGTVLGGKPLRLSIAVAKSQKMNTYHGGQGQSYNSSYNQTQPGYYGSPMGNQGGYYSQWGNYDQYGGYNSSGYGSGYNSGYGSGYNYNYGPYGYPPPGHMMPPPPVGMPPTSTDMTGAAESQEQTEEAEENTEEPISECDVELWNKEFMQRSEELYDAMMNCHWEALDSVDSPIPPSS, from the exons ATGATGTTTAACAGACAGACCAGTTTGTGGATGGGAGAC ttgGACCCATACATGGACGAGAACTTCATCAAGCAGGCTTTCAGCACTATGGGAGAATCACCATTCGGAGTCAAGATCATCACACACAGGATAACAGG tgGTTCAGCAGGATACTGCTTTGTTGAGCTGGCAGATGAAGAAAGTGTTGATCGCTGTGTCCAGAGACTCAACGGAAAACTGGTTCCTGGATCAAACCCG CCCCGGAAGTTTAAGTTAAACTATGCAACCTATGGGAAACGACCAGAAGCAGG GCCGGAGTTCTCAGTGTTTGTGGGCGACTTGGCCTCTGAGGTAGACGACTTCCAACTGCATCAAGTTTTTAAGAAGTATCCTTCCTGCAAAGGAGCTAAAGTAGTCACCGACCAGTACGGGTACTCGAG AGGCTATGGGTTTGTCAAGTTTGGGGAGGAGAGTGAGCAGAAGAAGGCGATTGAGGAGTGCCAGGGTACAGTGCTGGGAGGGAAGCCACTCAGGCTCAGTATTGCTGTAGCAAAGAG TCAGAAGATGAACACTTACCATGGAGGGCAAGGCCAGAGCTACAACAGCAGCTACAACCAGACTCAGCCTGGCTACTACGGCAGTCCTATGGGGAATCAGGGAGGTTACTATTCTCAGTGGGGCAACTATGACCAATATGGTGGCTACAACAGCAGTGGCTACGGCAGCGGCTACAACAGTGGCTACGGAAGTGGCTACAACTACAACTACGGGCCCTATGGATATCCTCCGCCAGGCCACATGATGCCACCACCTCCCGTGGGGATGCCACCCACGTCCACTGACATGACAGGAGCTGCAGAG agCCAAGAGCAGACTGAAGAAGCAGAGGAAAACACAGAAG AACCCATTTCTGAATGTGACGTGGAGCTGTGGAACAAGGAATTTATGCAGCGCAGCGAGGAGCTCTACGACGCCATGATGAACTGTCACTGGGAAGCACTGGACTCTGTTGACTCCCCTATACCCCCTTCTTCTTga
- the bpnt2 gene encoding inositol monophosphatase 3, which produces MVMAPMGIRLSPLGVLVFCLLGVGVLYHLYSGVLSSRLAAFRQKKKVDLRELLAVSVEAAVIGGREVKNVRDENSLQEKSKGKTREGVSELLTMGDLQSHRKMFNLIKNTFPDITVYSEEHDNEVDQITWTREIPTDILDKIDGGKEVAPESITVWIDPLDATQEYTENLVKYVTTMVCVALNGKPVIGVVHQPFTGFTAWAFVGQGSNMGSRSTYKDSPPKVIVSRSHSGEVNKFIRDAFGNSTTIVGAGGAGYKVLSLLEMPSSESESVDQADVYVHITFIKKWDICAGAALLNALGGHMTTLKGENIDYSGTPLNKGGLVASVGLNHKAILERLPNWDPESH; this is translated from the exons ATGGTGATGGCACCGATGGGGATCCGCCTGTCCCCCCTCGGCGTGTTGGTGTTCTGCCTGCTGGGGGTGGGGGTCCTCTACCACCTGTACTCCGGGGTGCTGTCCAGCCGCCTGGCCGCTTTCAG GCAGAAGAAAAAGGTGGATTTGAGGGAACTGCTGGCTGTATCAGTGGAGGCTGCAGTGATAGGTGGTAGAgag GTGAAAAATGTGCGTGACGAGAATAGTCTGCAGGAAAAGTCAAAGGGGAAGACGAGAGAAGGAGTCAGCGAGCTTCTGACTATGGGTGATCTGCAGTCTCACAGGAAGATGTTTAActtaataaaaaacacattccCAGACATCACG gtTTACAGTGAGGAACACGACAACGAGGTGGATCAGATAACCTGGACTCGGGAAATTCCAACTGACATCTTAGACAAGATTGATGGGGGTAAAGAGGTTGCCCCTGAGAGCATCACTGTGTGGATAGATCCTCTTGATGCAACTCAAGAGTATACAG AAAATCTGGTGAAGTATGTGACTACTATGGTGTGTGTGGCTCTGAATGGTAAACCAGTTATTGGTGTCGTCCACCAGCCATTCACAGGGTTCACCG CTTGGGCGTTTGTAGGTCAGGGATCAAATATGGGTTCCAGGTCCACCTACAAGGACAGCCCTCCAAAAGTGATTGTGTCACGTTCTCACTCTGGAGAGGTTAATAAGTTTATACGTGATGCTTTTGGAAACAGCACAACAATAGTTGGAGCTGGCGGAGCAG GATACAAGGTCCTGTCACTGTTGGAGATGCCTTCAAGTGAATCGGAATCTGTAGACCAAGCAGATGTTTATGTCCACATCACTTTTATAAAGAAATGGGACATCTGTGCTGGTGCAGCACTTCTCAATGCACTTG GAGGCCACATGACCACTCTGAAGGGCGAGAACATCGACTACAGTGGAACTCCACTCAACAAAGGGGGACTGGTAGCCAGCGTTGGTTTGAATCATAAGGCCATACTGGAGAGACTACCAAACTGGGATCCTGAAAGCCATTGA
- the fitm1l gene encoding fat storage-inducing transmembrane protein 1 translates to MLMFLNTLLVVMTDLAAGLLGNRLVRRHFNLLLSAVVMFGPALSLWVSQHSVFARRTHFLYRLFLRSGWGWTCIFVGSFVFLLSFSVCRSLSLSFRHLSRLPVAVGLWLGFCKLLDLLENTTGSCYESLKAVPEVNSGQPLLVLRDGESKSECLRAGMVWRGYEVSEDIFLLCLCCLLLAEEIAVFGPYLSLGGVSDAPLRILFLFCVLLLGLWMFLLLCLLAYFPQFPTQILGGALGYLTWRGLYQGWYCLGPTWYCPGRPGQGLLNTKTSRHQSEDAVSHNHYN, encoded by the exons ATGCTGATGTTTCTCAACACTTTGCTGGTGGTCATGACGGACCTGGCAGCCGGGTTGCTGGGTAACAGGCTGGTCCGTCGGCACTTTAACCTGCTGCTGTCAGCGGTGGTGATGTTCGGCCCCGCTCTGAGCCTCTGGGTGTCCCAGCACAGCGTCTTTGCCCGCAGAACCCACTTCCTCTATAG GTTGTTCTTGCGCTCTGGTTGGGGCTGGACTTGCATTTTTGTTGGCTCCTtcgtcttcctcctctccttctccgtCTGTCGTTCCCTGTCTCTTTCCTTCCGCCATCTCTCCAGGCTGCCGGTGGCCGTTGGACTGTGGCTTGGTTTCTGCAAACTCCTGGACCTCCTGGAGAACACTACAGGAAGCTGCTACGAATCTTTAAAAGCTGTCCCAGAGGTGAACAGCGGGCAGCCTCTGCTGGTGCTGAGAGACGGAGAGAGCAAATCTGAGTGCCTGAGAGCAGGGATGGTGTGGAGGGGATATGAAGTTTCAGAGGACATCTTCCTCCTGTGTCTTTGCTGCCTGCTTCTGGCAGAGGAAATAGCGGTGTTTGGCCCTTATCTGAGCCTCGGTGGGGTCTCGGATGCTCCTCTGAGGATCCTCTTCTTGTTCTGTGTTCTCCTGCTTGGCCTTTGGATGTTCCTGCTTCTCTGTCTCTTAGCTTACTTCCCTCAGTTCCCCACCCAGATCCTGGGGGGGGCTCTGGGATACCTCACCTGGAGGGGACTGTATCAGGGCTGGTACTGCCTGGGGCCTACTTGGTACTGCCCGGGCAGACCTGGCCAGGGACTGCTGAACACCAAGACCAGCAGGCACCAGTCAGAGGATGCAGTGAGTCACAATCACTACAACTAA